CAAAGTTCTTTTCCAATTCATTGGAAGCAATGATGACAATATGCCTGTTCGGAATTTCTTTAATATATCGTTTCAAATATCCGCATGGAATATTGATTGCGCCATTAACTGGATTTTTTGCAGAATCCTGATAATCTCTGAGATCGACAAATACTGCATCCTGTTCATAATCTTTTACCGCTGGAAGATTTCTAACTGGAACATAGCGGTTGAAAACTAAGGTAACCAAAAGGAGACTGATGATTAAAGTTGTGAGCAACTACTCTTCACCTCTTGTTATTTCTTGTTCATTACTGAACTTACAATATAAATAATATACCATTAGGGGTATAAA
This window of the Mesobacillus jeotgali genome carries:
- a CDS encoding rhodanese-like domain-containing protein yields the protein MLTTLIISLLLVTLVFNRYVPVRNLPAVKDYEQDAVFVDLRDYQDSAKNPVNGAINIPCGYLKRYIKEIPNRHIVIIASNELEKNFGARLLIKYGYNVKGYTITGPSQ